ACAAAAAAGGTTGTTTTAAAACTTAAATGTAGACAATGCGGATATATAATTCACCGCCGCGGAATACGTATGAAGAAATACGAGTTAGTAGAGGTGACAAGGTAATGGTTAAGAAGAGAAAAATCCTAATCCCCCAACCCAGAAGCAGGTTTTTAAAAGTAGTATGTAAAGTATGCGGAGCAGAAAACATAGTATTCAGCCACGCAACATTCCCCGTTAGATGCAAAGTATGCGGAACAGTCCTCGTAAAACCAACAGGAGGAAAGGCATACATTCTAAGAGACCGTGCAGAAATAGTGGCAGAACTAGGCTAAACACACCTCTATCCTATAAAAGGAAACAATATCTTAAACTAAACCTTTAAACCCCTAATTAATAAACTAACAATATAATGGTGCGGGGGTGCCCGAGCATGGTCAAAGGGGTCGGGCTTAGGACCCGATGGCGTAGGCCTGCGTGGGTTCGAATCCCACCCCCCGCACCACAACAACATCTTTATCGTTTCTTCCACATTTAACCGAAGCAGTTGTCTACGCTTACAATTACCTCTGCGGTCCTCAACTATGAGATACCTATATTTTACTATCTTGCTTAACCCTGGTGAATATAGAGATATAAGTCCCTGACTCCCCTTTTTCAGCCGTCATTTTAGGTCCATGCTTCTCCTCATAAATAATCCAGATTTAACAATTGGGAAACAAGATGTTTAAACATGAAAACCGCGATCAACCTAGAATCACTACTCATTTAATTGCTTAATAAGTTGTTCAAGATCAGTATTAAGTAAAAAATATGAAAAACAGATAATAGAGGAAAACAGCTTATAATGGCTTAAAAGCTTATTGAAGCTATAGCCCAGCCGCTGCTGCACTAGCTATGTCTAATAGCGTGGGGTCTTATCTTTTGCGTAGATACCGCTTAGTAAACTTATACACTATGTTCCTAGCTTGTCTAGGGGTTATCATGAATAGGGGTTCATGTTTGTATGGGATTCTCCTAGCATATCGCCTCATTATTTCCCAGAATAAGCTGCTTACTACTGGGACAATTCTAATGAATGTCTGCCTCTTCTTTTCCTGCCTAATCCTGACGGTTTTATTTTTTGAAATTAATGTCTTCAAGCCTTAGCTCCAACACTTCACCAATACGGCAGCCCGTATAAATCAATATGCTTACTAATGCTAGATCCCTAAGCCTATACCTAGCTCTATCAACATGATACTTAGCCTTCTTAACCGCTTCTAGGAGAGCCTCATATTTTGGAATGTCCTCGAGTTTGAAAGTTTTCGATCCCGCATCTTATACACTACAATTGGAAATTCTGATCAAGATCCTTAATAAAGCTTGTTTCCCTTTTTGTCCAAAAACGAAATCCAAACCCCAAATATAACATAATAATAGATATAGAAGCTGTAGCTTTTGATTATCTACCCCTTCATCTCAGACCTAATAAAAATTACTTCATATTGCATTTAAAGTGTTAAACGAGAAACAAAACTAATAGTTTGGGGGATCATTTTTGAAAAACCTGAGAATATGTTTATTGAGAAAAGAGAAGTTTCTCCATTTCTCCAAAACATCTATTATTTCTCTCCAGCTTTTATTACTTCTTATATAAATCTTATACAAATTAATTTATATATTAGATATACCAAATAATATATGGTTGGAGGTAATCTATATGGGGAA
This is a stretch of genomic DNA from Staphylothermus hellenicus DSM 12710. It encodes these proteins:
- a CDS encoding tyrosine-type recombinase/integrase, giving the protein MPKYEALLEAVKKAKYHVDRARYRLRDLALVSILIYTGCRIGEVLELRLEDINFKK
- a CDS encoding 30S ribosomal protein S27e, encoding MVKKRKILIPQPRSRFLKVVCKVCGAENIVFSHATFPVRCKVCGTVLVKPTGGKAYILRDRAEIVAELG